The following nucleotide sequence is from Scleropages formosus chromosome 4, fSclFor1.1, whole genome shotgun sequence.
GGACAGAAAAAACTAATGCATTATTAAAGTGTGTTAAAACTAAAGCTAAAGATTTACATCTCTTCAACTCAGACTCTCAGGGTAGTGTGAGTTGTAAAGGTCCATAACAAACTTGTTAATTCatgcaatataaaaattaaaggtTCTTTAGCATTTacaaatttgctttttttgaatGAGATTTGAAATATAGCCTGTAACATAAAGATTATCAACACTTCCAAAAGGATTGCTATACTATACTAGCCTTACAACTTTTCCCAAGTCCTTTAATGGAAGAGTATCCCTTAGGAAACACTGCACTGTAAGCAAAAGTGCCCTCGTTAACTAGGCTGACAGAATCTATGTGTAAAATCTTAAAGCTGCCTGTGAGGAATCGGGAAGCTCTGCAGTTGATTCCAGCCTTTTCTACCATGTGATCCAGTGCTTATCCTTTTATGTTTGGAAGTGGTTTTAGAATTAGCAGTCTCCACAAATATACTTGCATGTTACTTTTAATCCTGTTAACTGTTTGGGTGGAACTGTGGTGCAGTCATTGGTGCTGTTGCCTCATGATCTGGGCTTTTTAGAAGTCggtttgaatgtggctcagcttgtgtgcagtttgcatgttctccctgtgtttatgtgggtttcctcctacatcAGATAAAGATACAGATGTCATAATTCAGTTTCCTAGCCGAAGAATTTAGGAACATAGACATCAGCAATGTTctaattgctttagagaaatttTATATTAGTAAAAAAGGTGTGGACCAGCCACTTTTGGGAAGAGTGAGAAGGAAAGAAAGCACAAATACCACACTTAATCTGAATATTAACatcaaaaattaataatagcTTCCTACAAATCATAGTTATTTTGGGTGTTTGCTACATATTCTTGTTCTCTTGGGTGCACCTTCACTGGCTGTGTAAAAACAGGTGGCGTTCACTCCACAACAGACAGAACATTTAGGAAatgtaagtgaagaaaatgcaattaaaaataaatatgcaaggAAGTGTTAATATCCTCAGAAATTCACAACTTGACTATTCGTAACATGAGGAATCAATTGTGTGAATACTTAAGAGACCAGTGCAGCTTTTGCATTGGTCTTGGTTGTATCCTGTCcactttaaagttttaaaagtagaaACCTAAATAAGTTGAGTTAAAGTCTCACATCATTTACACCGTTGGCTTGCTTGGTGCAGTTAGAGAATACATGTTATACAGTTCCTCTCCCAAGCGGTGAGGGGTCACTGTCTGTCCTCATCAAGACTTCAttctatgtttacatttacgtttattcatttagctgacacttttcaccaaagcgacttacagtgttaagatgcctataatgatttacccatttatacagttgggtacttggttatttaatgagaaacagtctttctcacctgacataataggtgtgcaGTTATCAGTtctatatgttgctttagaggaaattgtgtgtcttacaaaaactgaaatagtgCAGGTGCCAAAATAAGTGAACTCCAAGTTACATTGGTTAAAtgaagtaggtaagtagaatcaggggtgtaaatccatccatcgtcaacaactgcttatcccaagcggggttgcgagcaagccggagccctacccggcaacacggggcgcaaggttaaaggaggaggggacacccaggacgggatgccagtccgtcgcaaggcaccccaagcagggctcaaaccccagacccgccacgcagcaggcactggctgaacctgggggtgtaaatcatgatcatgtattcattttctaCGTTTAAGATTTAAACATaagatttatgtttattttaacattttatacaataaCGACCATCCTTATAGGgtttacatattttcaagcagcaccgtattacatatatatatatatatcactttgtcagaaaagtaaacattttaattttaattcactgAGAAATAAATGATTGCATTCACCCTTCACCATGCAGTACAATTTTGAAAATCAATTTCCAGCACTTGATTATGATTCTGGTATCGTGGTTCAAAAAGGCAACATATCTAAGTGACTGGCAACCGAAGTACACGTCCACACTCCGTACCAGCGCGCTGCagcacacgttgtctgaaagcACTTCTCCCGAGCTggggggggtcacggcaagccagagcctaacctggcaacacagggcgtaaggctggagcgggaggggacacacccaggacaggacgccactctatcgcaagacaccccaagcgggacttgaaccccacacccaccggagagtaggacccggtcaaacctgctacgccaccgtgccccccacagCACAACACTACCACTTGCAAAAGTGCTTTTTCATAAGTGGGCAAATGCTCTTCCCACAGCCCCAGCAGGTCTCCTCGCTGTGCGCTAAGTGTGCCTCTGACTTGCACGTCCGACACACACTCCTTCCAGGGGACGGGCCTCTGAACTGTCGTTTCTGAGCAATCAGCCCCTGCAGTTCGGTGAGGACAGCTTCTGGGGCCAGGGCGACGTCCACTATCTCCACGCGATTGGGGTCCCACACACAGTCCTCCTCCAGGCCACTGGGCACAGCCTTCATGCCACATTTGGGGGGTACCCAGGCTGTGTCATATCCCTGGTTGTGCCAGGTCTTCTGCAAGGGGTGGTTGTCCTTGTCAATGCGTTTGACACGCCCAGTATCAACATTCAGCTTCAGCACCACGCGGTCACTGGGGAAGGCCTTCAGCGGGTAGCGTTGTGCCTTCTTCTGGTCGCGGCTCACGTACACACCTGGCCCCAACATGCCGTCGGGGGACTGCCGGAAGCCGTGCCGAACGATGCTGCGGGCCCCCTGTACGCTAGTGCCGTGGTACATGGTGTACACCGTTCCTTGCTTTGGCTCCTGCTCTGGCCCCAGGTGTTGGACATCATCACATTCTGTCTCCCAGCCATAAAACAGGATGGACATGTCTGTACTTCTTCGTACCTAAGATGTTTGCGATGTACAGTAACTGGTTTCCATAAACCTACAAACAGAAATACGTGATAATTATGAGAAAACAAGGGACTTAAAATGAGCTTTTGTTTTAGGAAATGGAGATAAGAAGAGAGGTGATGAAGAATTCTGTACAACCGCCTGCTGAGGAAttccttgacttttttttattgtcaaaaAGTAGCAGCAAATACTTTCCTTGTTGttttccatatttaaaatatagtcAAAAGACAGAATTTCCCTTTCACTTACAGTAACAGTGTCTTAAAGTACTTTAAAGCAGATCCACCTCATAACgaatattatttaatttcactaactgttcttttcatttcatcattagTTCGTTTGAAGCACGAGAGATGAGGATGAAGAATcgcactttttttgtttgctctaaCAACATTTTAGTGTTTTAGGTAATCGCAGAAGTATAGAATTCATCCTACCTTTTCATACGCGAGTCCGTACGACGTTTTTCAGTAGCAAAGGATTAAAGTCTCAATTTCACGGAATTAATTCTACCGCGGAGTTTCGCGGGTCCCCGGATTGTGAGCACGAGCGAAGAGCGCGAGCCTCCGCGAGCCGGTTCGTGAGCCTCCCTGCGCCTTTCGCTTTCTCTTCTTCCTTCCCATAAATGAAAGTCTCACCCGCCTTCCTGCTACATGAACACGTAccttagaaataaaaaaggaattcAGCAGCATTTTGATGGATTTGTTGGTACGACTGAAGTATTTAATTGTCTGTCCTGTGCGTTTGACTCCAGTCCGTAGCTTGTGCTACACACAACACAACTTCTGATAAAATTTATGGAGCAGGAACTAACACGCCCGTTTcttaacaaaaatatattgttaaaatttaaatgtaactcctgtgtgttttgtgttcacaTGATGATTCCGTTCGCCTTAACGGAGCGTTACTATTgaacaactttttaaatataaaacatataatttCGTTTGGAGAGTTCGCCTACATGCGAGAATGAATGAAACTTATCtttgcacgttttttttttacaagcggttctgaaaatgtgtgtgtgtgtgtgtgtgtgtgtgtttttgaatacATTGTAAATTGAAGCTTTCCAGTAAGAGCAAAGAAGAATAgggtaaaataatgaaacagtaaaaaatgtccgcataaaaagtgaaaacacaagTTAAGGAAAATGGAACAGCACTCGGTTACTTCGAAGGCAATTCCCCGAACAGTGAGTCATGCTGCTCGGATGTTAGGGTGATTCCCTCATACCTTACATGTAAtactaaatattaatataatataatattatattaatattaataggCGTGAAAAATGACCACACCCCTCAAATGATCGCGCACATGTTCTCTCaatatgatattttttttaGCACTGAGTACTACTGGGGGTATTTTTGAACGCTGACACGAGACAAGTTGTTACGCAACTGTTAATTGAAGCGGTtaccgcttgtccaagtcaggcttgcgggggtccggagcctatcccgacACCCTTCGCACAAGGTCACAGACGGATTCGAACCTGCCCTGCACCCAGCCTGGTGCTCTCTTTGTATTAATTccatattaattaatattagcTCCAAACAACGGTATAGGCATTTGTGAGGTTTTAAAGTAACCATAAgacaacattttatatttgccAGAACCGTAACTGGAACTCCAAATAAGACGACCTGGTTTGGCCCTATTACAGAGAACATTAGCGCTGTCTAATGTCATTAAAAAAGTCCGAGTTCCAGGGCCCGCCCTCCTccacattcatacattttattgGTCACTGGAGGTGTCAGTCTTCCTGTCCCCGCTCGGTGTCGCTCGATAATCTTCCGGTGTAGAAACGTAGCTGAGCCCCACgcgaaatattttttttctgaacgtGTTCGTCTTTAAACTTTTACATGTGACAATACTTAGATCTTTCATTAAATATCCAGTAGCATATCACTCAAGGAATGCAGCCGatgaaactattttaaaaaacgTGTTGGTCATCTTCACTACTTTCTTCCCGTTTCCCCCCGGGCTCTAACTAAGCCACACTCCAGTAAATTATAAGTTCTTTAAAGAAGGTGGGAACGGCTAACGAAGGGTTTTAATGAATGGTCTGTGGAAATGGCGGACATCCGTAGCCTCTGCGGCACTGTACATCGCTCGCGTTCCTGAACACTTTATTTTTGCCGTTCCGGCAGCGAAGCACGTGTTTTTCGCGCGGAGCCTGTCTGTCTGGCTGCTGTCCTGCCTCCAGCTACAGCACCTCGGCACTCAGTGGTCGTGGACGCGGAGAGTAGAATTTATAATTTAGCCGAAgcgagggggcgcagtggcagcTCAACCGCGTGCTCATTCATTGTCATTTCCCCACGTCGCAGCGGCCCTTCAAGGACGAGCAGGACTGTGGCTTCGTGTCACGTGTGTCTGTCTTTGACAGACATACAGTCGCCTCTCTCTCTGGGCTCGTTATGATCATGTAGTAGCAGGTGCTGACTTCACCCTCTTGCTGTGTGTACGGAACCTGACATGCGCTCCATCCCGAGGGCGTGAGCGCTGAGCGGGTGAGGAATGTAAGTTTCTGCGCTCCTCCTCCTGAATCAAGTCAaggaggttttgtttttttttttttcttctttttcttttttgccctgCTGTGTGTCAGCGTGACCACGTTGCTGTTCTTCCAGGCGGTGGTACGATGACGACCCTTCGAGAGGTTCTGCTTGTGGGAGAGGGAAACTTCTCCTTCTCGGCTGCCCTGTGCCAGGCTTCCTTGGGCGGTGCCAAGGTGACAGCCACCTGCTTCCTCACCCAAGAGGCAGCTCTGCGGCAGGATGGGGCTGCTGACAACATACGGAGGCTCCAGGACTGCGGTGAGACTCTTTACGGTTCTCTAAGATCatggttttaaataaattatttggtGGATGGTGGAGGattcaaaaccaaaaaaaaaaaaaaaaacaaatccttgcAGTACTTGATCCATCAGCGTTGCTAAGTAGGCACTGGCAAGCGCCTTCAAGGACACTACAACAGCAGCGGTAGGGCGTGGGACTCGAACCGACAACCTTTACGTTACGTGTTCTTAACGTGCTGTGCTACAGTGGGTCGGATGTCTCGCCACACAGCCACAGAGGTGGTCAGTAAGATGTAACCGTATTGATGAAGGGCAGTTAGTTTTCATGGAACTGTGTTGCACTCCATAAACTGAGGTTCTGGGTTCAATGTGTTGCAGGGGCAGAAGTGCACTTTGAGGTGGATGGCACCTCCCTGCAAGAGTGTGCTGCGCTCAAAGGAAGGCTCTTTGACTGCATCGTCTTCAACTTCCCCCACTGTGGGCGCAAGAGCGGAGTGAAAAAGAACCGAAACCTGCTGGCTAAGTTCTTTCTCAGGTTTAGTACAGCCTCTGCATGAATCGACACACATCATTTGTGTAGAAACGCTTCACAGGATCAATGAGCATAACGAGTGGCAATATGCAAGTCGGCCTGCCAAGGATGAATGACATTTTATCGGACTGTGGGGAGATCCATGTTGCCCTGTGCAATGGGCAGGGTGGCACACCTGTTGATACTCCAAGGATGAATGACATTTTATCGGACTGTTCCTGGTTTTTTGgtaaatgatttacatttattgaggTTAGTTTACGGAACaagatataaacaaaaaaaattgttccactgtaaactgtggaaggaaatcgGGGTGATCCTTCTTAGATCTGAATGGTACTGAGGAGTATAGGTAGCACTTGCTGCGAGAGTGTTGGCAGTTAACAGATAGTTTGCTTATGCAGCTGCGTCCAGGTGCTGAAAGATGGTGGGGAGATCCATGTTGCCCTGTGCAATGGGCAGGGTGGCACACCTGTTGATACTCCAATGAGGGAGTGGCACAACAGCTGGCAGGCTGTTGCTATAGCTGCTGAGGCAGGACTTATCCTGAGTGAAATCTGCCCCTTTGACCACGAAAAATACCAGGGCTACAGGTGCACCGGCTACAGGTAACACAAGTATTCTTACTATATGTAACTGATCGCTGAAGTGGCTTGGAACTGGGTGACAAACTAACAGGTTATGCGTCTTATTTTtggctttgtcttttttctagGAGCCAAGACAAAGGTTTCCACATGGACGGGGCCTTAAATCATGTCTTCACACGTAGTTTGCCCTGCGTCGCCCCTCAGAGTATGAGCATGGAGATCACTGTCGGAAGAGAGACTGTTCGCTACGAGTTTCCCCAAGAGTTGTGTGAATTTGCAAACAGGTTCTCGTACAGCATTTTCACTGATGCGTCCAAAGTTTTGGTTACTAAttctgctgttgttttccaTGGGGGGATGTTTTCGGCCACCAAAAAAGAGTGACCAGATgccagaaatgaaaattaaactggTTAATCTTTAGCTCGTGGTTACGATAAGGTCAAAATGTTACTTCCCCATTGTTGTAA
It contains:
- the gig2p gene encoding GCRV-induced gene 2p — encoded protein: MSILFYGWETECDDVQHLGPEQEPKQGTVYTMYHGTSVQGARSIVRHGFRQSPDGMLGPGVYVSRDQKKAQRYPLKAFPSDRVVLKLNVDTGRVKRIDKDNHPLQKTWHNQGYDTAWVPPKCGMKAVPSGLEEDCVWDPNRVEIVDVALAPEAVLTELQGLIAQKRQFRGPSPGRSVCRTCKSEAHLAHSEETCWGCGKSICPLMKKHFCKW